A window from Theobroma cacao cultivar B97-61/B2 chromosome 3, Criollo_cocoa_genome_V2, whole genome shotgun sequence encodes these proteins:
- the LOC18604973 gene encoding uncharacterized protein LOC18604973, which produces MQDPIGIPACFSSGEKPSDDPAAVTRSGQSVFMSVYRTNIADQCRLITVTWCKNLLLHGLSVSVEGHEGESQYTCKVELKPWYFWRKQGSKRFIVDGKAVDIFWDLKTAKFNGETEPSSEYYVVVVCDEEVVLLLGDLKKEAYRKTGCRPALIDPILVSRKEHRFGKKKFCTRVKFHEKSRFHEISIECRNRSATNGSMSNVNSFGGVEPEMEIRIDGHLVLHVKHLQWKFRGNESIHVNKTRVEVYWDVHDWLFSPGLRHALFIFKPILSSTSLSSLSTSSSPPLSSSLTSTPLSSQTGSSGSLEGLNPGRSSEFSLFLYAWKVE; this is translated from the coding sequence ATGCAAGACCCTATTGGGATTCCTGCTTGTTTTTCATCAGGTGAGAAGCCGAGTGATGATCCAGCAGCAGTAACCAGGTCCGGCCAGAGTGTTTTTATGTCTGTTTACCGTACAAATATTGCTGATCAGTGCCGATTGATCACTGTTACCTGGTGCAAGAATCTGTTACTTCATGGCCTCTCAGTATCAGTTGAAGGCCACGAGGGAGAGAGTCAATATACCTGTAAAGTTGAGCTGAAACCTTGGTATTTTTGGAGGAAACAAGGCTCCAAGCGCTTTATTGTGGATGGTAAAGCTGTTGATATCTTCTGGGACCTGAAGACTGCTAAATTCAATGGAGAAACGGAGCCCAGTTCCGAGTACTATGTTGTTGTTGTTTGTGATGAAGAGGTTGTGCTACTTCTTGGGGATCTAAAGAAAGAAGCATACAGGAAAACTGGGTGCAGGCCTGCTCTTATTGATCCCATTTTGGTTTCAAGAAAGGAGCACAGATTTGGCAAAAAGAAATTCTGTACAAGAGTTAAATTTCATGAGAAAAGTAGGTTTCATGAGATCTCAATTGAGTGCAGGAACAGAAGTGCAACCAATGGCAGCATGAGTAATGTCAATTCTTTTGGTGGggttgagcctgaaatggagATAAGAATTGATGGGCATTTGGTCCTTCATGTCAAGCATCTTCAATGGAAATTCAGGGGTAACGAATCCATTCATGTCAACAAAACAAGAGTAGAAGTTTATTGGGATGTCCACGACTGGCTTTTTAGTCCTGGTTTAAGGCATGCCTTGTTTATATTCAAGCCTATTCTATCATCCACCTCTCTTTCATCTCTATCAACATCTTCCTCCCCACCATTATCGTCATCCCTAACATCGACACCATTGTCATCTCAGACAGGGAGCAGTGGTTCACTGGAAGGGCTTAATCCAGGCCGCTCATCCGAATTTTCCTTGTTTCTGTATGCCTGGAAGGTTGAATGA
- the LOC18604974 gene encoding uncharacterized protein LOC18604974 — protein MDRRLSRESSLQKKALENRRRAEHVPDLTDFMNDMFFGTVNDDKKAYYNLTGTGKLMDDDEDFESSTRSNSSKLTQEWLEEARRMVPSSPSRCDSPTRPVGSPRFAAQPGRFSVSSSLERRDPLSRSARRLRPMEGFSGEILSKSAKHSRNKSETLDSLNSPVDMSPAEAVHKWFSNILKPTNHTPLSSGPPSPTTDHTAAPALPPRQSSLRKSRFQVDAPAPHAQGIPVPSRRTFKPQAPSQDTQLLSPPKNLIESAQRRSISYSTCSYPENKPLSPPRNLVESAQRRSISKSTCSLENIAPRSNSNGWSKEEDGTREVGLNEFLKEQRTKIEMILNGEVDFRAKIVLSGPSNSTSSMVAAICYACLQENRARKNKGEGDEDGCIVVPVMNVRRERMWKQRQAAWLFHHVGLDATSLLFSDEVDLESLMMAGQLSILVVGQDILRTNGEVGSPCTILTDNYCEDAYDLLQTPALKKLLLAGILLDTQNLNAYTKLSMARDAEAVQLLLVGSAPNYRNAVFDQLMQDQRDNSFFEALRYNYGKPPHDGGYDNGVQMELTVPERKSTSISSHEASVRNSDKNSNDARNAKINKAPPKSATLPAKAPPAAPEVSRGKNKFFLAKWFGFGSK, from the exons ATGGATAGGAGACTCAGCAGAGAGTCCTCACTGCAGAAGAAAGCATTGGAGAATCGACGAAGAGCCGAACATGTCCCGGACCTAACTGATTTCATGAACGACATGTTCTTTGGGACTGTCAACGATGACAAGAAGGCTTATTATAACTTAACTGGTACCGGTAAGTTAATGGATGacgatgaagattttgaatcTAGCACAAGGAGCAATAGCAGCAAGTTAACTCAGGAATGGCTAGAAGAAGCTAGGCGCATGGTGCCCTCATCTCCTTCTCGGTGTGACTCTCCTACTCGCCCTGTTGGATCGCCTAGGTTCGCTGCACAACCAGGCAGGTTTTCTGTGTCATCATCACTTGAACGGAGAGACCCTCTCTCTCGGTCTGCTAGAAG GCTCAGGCCGATGGAGGGATTCAGTGGAGAAATTCTATCAAAATCAGCAAAACACAGCCGCAACAAATCAGAAACTCTAGACTCACTCAACTCTCCTGTTGATATGTCCCCTGCCGAGGCAGTTCATAAATGGTTCTCCAACATTCTCAAACCGACCAACCACACACCACTATCTAGTGGACCACCCTCCCCCACTACTGATCACACTGCAGCCCCCGCTTTGCCACCTAGACAATCGTCCCTCCGTAAGTCACGCTTTCAAGTAGACGCACCTGCACCTCATGCACAAGGAATCCCAGTCCCCTCCCGCCGAACCTTCAAACCTCAAGCTCCATCGCAAGACACCCAGCTGCTTTCTCCACCAAAAAACCTCATTGAGTCGGCTCAGAGGAGGTCAATATCGTATTCCACGTGTTCTTATCCAGAGAATAAGCCTCTTTCACCGCCAAGGAACTTGGTGGAGTCTGCTCAGAGGAGGTCGATCTCTAAGTCTACATGTTCCTTGGAGAACATTGCACCAAGGAGCAATTCAAATGGTTGGTCCAAGGAAGAGGATGGAACTCGAGAGGTTGGTCTTAATGAATTTCTAAAGGAGCAGAGAACCAAGATTGAGATGATTTTGAACGGAGAGGTTGATTTCAGGGCCAAGATTGTCCTCTCTGGACCTTCAAACA GTACGAGTTCCATGGTGGCAGCTATATGCTATGCATGCCTACAAGAGAACAGGGctaggaagaacaaaggagaaGGTGATGAAGATGGGTGCATTGTTGTGCCAGTGATGAATGTCAGAAGGGAAAGAATGTGGAAGCAAAGGCAGGCAGCTTGGCTCTTTCACCATGTTGGACTCGATGCTACCTCACTGCTCTTTTCGGATGAG GTGGATCTGGAGAGTTTGATGATGGCTGGCCAGTTAAGCATCCTTGTAGTTGGACAAGATATTCTGAGAACAAATGGAGAG GTTGGATCTCCGTGTACAATTCTGACAGATAATTATTGTGAAGATGCATATGATCTACTACAGACCCCAGCGCTGAAAAAGCTTTTG CTGGCTGGCATTCTTTTAGACACACAAAATCTGAATGCATATACTAAACTATCCATGGCTAGGGATGCAGAGGCAGTTCAGCTGCTGCTGGTCGGCTCTGCCCCAAATTACAGAAATGCTGTTTTTGATCAAT TGATGCAAGATCAAAGGGACAATTCCTTCTTTGAAGCATTACGGTACAACTATGGGAAGCCCCCACATGACG GTGGTTATGATAATGGAGTGCAGATGGAGCTCACGGTGCCCGAGAGGAAATCAACCTCTATTTCTAGTCACGAAGCTTCTGTACGAAATTCAGATAAGAATTCTAATGATGCGAGGAATGCAAAAATTAACAAGGCTCCACCAAAATCAG CAACATTACCAGCGAAAGCACCTCCAGCTGCACCTGAAGTCTCTCGTGGAAAGAATAAGTTCTTCCTGGCCAAATGGTTTGGTTTTGGAtcaaaatga